The region ACAAGTCATTATATCAGAAATCTACTGAATATTTGTTTCTTGGTATATACTGTTTTGAGTTTTGAGTGATTTCAGTGTTTACAAGACCAATGCCCTATGGGTTTTGAGTTAaatttaataagataattgtgtTTATTTAGTTAAATGTAGTTGAAGAGACAAGAATAACATAGCTCTCGCTCTGTAGTCTATATAAGAACCGTTTATTTTGACATCCCACCATCAAAAAAGAAAATAACCCAATGACACCATACAAGAATTATAAGAAGCTTAACCTAAAACTTGGATTGCAAGTGTCGATTCATTACCATGGATGCAGATACATTAATAATAACCTCCTAAAGGGCTCAACTAATTAAGGTTAGAATAAGCCTAAAAATCAAGGAAAAGATACCTTTAGTCCCTGGTCGTTAAGGtctttcaaagtataatgagTTGTTCCactgaactcaccgagtcaacacagtccaaatctggaaatgtttctcGCCTTGGAAACACCTGGATATAAACAAAATGTATACAATTTAACCGCATTATTATAGAGAACAGTGTCCCCACTCTTGTACTAAAGAAGTTGCTTTTGGCTCATTAGTTGCCCATCACTTACACCATCCCTGCAAATAAAAAACGAAGTGAAGATttagttttttttctttaattgtaccacttgaaattatatttatatatatacctATAGAATATGATCCCCAGTGGTTTTTTCCCTGTTGCCTTCTCAAAAGATAGTAAAAGATCCCTGCATTTTCAAATATTTGAGTTACTACATTACCCAACTTATTAACATCCATAACATATACTATCTTTTGACCAGTCAACGAGACAAAATGCACCTTTGTTGATTTGCAAAAAATTGGATCAAACTTCTACAACGTTTTGCCTTGTCCAGACTCTAATTTCTGCGTGCAGCTGTTTTGACTTGTCCAGACTCTAATTTCTCTTCTACCTGCATATATTTTGTAATAGAATCAGATTTTTGGATTGTTTTTTGGGTATTTAATAATGAGGTAAAGcctaaatttatataaaaactatAACCCTTAATGGGGAAAAAGAAAACATACTTGCTCCATCTCCTTTTTTTGAGATGCTTTTGAATCTGATCTCCAAGCAATATAGAGCAAACACAACCCAAAGAAGGCATAAAGAACTGCATTGTAGAAAAAAACAATTTAGATGTCTCACAATCCTCATATTTTAAAttgaattttaatatatatatatatatatatatatatatatatatatatatatatatatatacacactcaaTACATACCTGTAGCAACACTGTTTGTGTGTTTCCTTGATATTAGATTTGGAACAATCCTACCAAGCCCTGTAGAAAGTATCTACATACCAAATAAAACCAAACTAAACTTAGAAGCAAACTAAAATATATGTTTTTCATTTATGTTCACTAAAATATGAAAAGGGTAAAAAAGAAAAGTAGCAAACTTACAGTCATTACAAACAAAGCACTGAGTGCACCTGATAGAACAATTGACTTTGGATGATGCATTGCCATAAAAGctgctataataaaagtttcatCTCCAATCTAGATGGAAGCAATAAATGGAATATTGGGTAATGTAATTTTGAGAAATAAACATTTGTGGAAACTTATGTGTGCCTATAAAAAAAAGATAGGGAAAGAACATACCTCACTGACAAGAATCATTGACAAACTGGCAAAAAATGCATCCAAAACACCAAGACCAGGATCCAAATTTAGTACAGCTTTTGGATCAATCTTGTCACCTATGACATTGTTTTTAATTCTTTCCACAACAACCTGTTTCAAGTAAATACACGCATTAAGATGTATGATGAATAATAAGTAGAATCTTATTCAAACCTCAACATAGACTAGCATATAGTAtttaaatatctaaaactttctATAGCATAAAGAAACAAAAATTTGAAATCCAACTATAAAGTATAAACACAGGAAAGAGGAAACTTATAAATTAGTATTGAAAGTTCATATGTGTCTAAATGCTCATCCTCAACAGAAAGGTTTCCAATGTATAAGGGTTTTAATAGTTTCAAGTTTGTTCACAAATCACAATATTATAGCTATATCACTAAACCTTCTTCTTTTGCTCCTCTGGTGAATCAAGAATAACCCCACTTTTCTGCAATACCTGTTGGATAACCTAGAGAAATTGGGACAATTTTAGcccaggggtattttaggaatttTTTAGTAAACTTGCATTTTTTATGTGGTATTTGAATTAGACTACGTTTCATTTGTGTTTAGTATAAAATAGGACTTGCATTACATTGTAATTTCATTCAAAATCATGTTTTTAATAAGTAGTTTTACCTTTGGCAAGAAGTAAACATTATTCCTCTGTTTTTTGGTTCATTCCCATGTTCATCTTTTTTTCTTCTACACTTCCTATTTCTCTTTTTTCTTTTGCCTTGGTGAACAAGATGCAAACTAAAATCTGCCCCTACGTAATAGCAATTCTCTGATGACACTTGGTATTTAGGTCGCCACTTCCCCTGTTCATCTATTATTATTTTCCATTTAGCAAGAATTAAAGTCAAACAGTTCATGTTGCTGAAATCCATCTCCATTCCAACAATGGCATATTGCTTTTGTATTTGTATTCTAAGGAGAATTAGGTGCCCTACCCTCACCCTCAACCTAAAACAAATGCATATCTCAACAATTAggcatataattttataaaactgGGGGATGATTTTCATGAAAAAAAACACAAGATTTAAGAAGGTGAAGTGATTCATGTTTAGAAATTAACATgaacatatataaaataaaaaacgaaAATAGAATAAATTGTAAAGGGATCGTAAAATTACCAGAAAAAGGAACATATAGAGCACTGCTTTATAGAAATTGGTCCCCCCTTCAGCTCTTCGACAATCTTCATCTGGTGGAGGAGAGATATCTTCTGGCTCCAATGATTGCGTTTTTATCACCCACATCTTCTGGCTCCATCCCTTATGTGGAATTAACCTTCTCTATTACGtgcaaagtttttttttggaaTGGAAGGCCTGTTGTATACTCACTGTTGCTTTCGTTTCCAACTATCAAACACCAGCGAGACCACCTGCAATAAGGAAGCACGAACAAAGGAGAAAGAAAAATATTCATCTACggaggagagagatgagagaaaaccCGGTGGAGGGGGAGAGACGAGAATGTGGATGCATCGATTAGGGAGAGAACAAACTCAGAGTGTGAAGTGAAGTCGGATTTAGGAGAAGTTGTACCAGTTTTAGGGAGAAATCGAACCAGTTGGTGTTTGTTGTTGATCTTCTTTGCTGATTACTGGCTCGTGAATAGAGAgaaaggttagggtttcttgattgagaaaaaaaaggaaggcgggatttttaatttttttcagaatttcatttccccctactgttaaaggatggaacgcgcgttccattaaaaattataaagcgacatccttagacgacgcgcattttattataggtgccctccgtgtttttttttagacactaatttaagggcgcgcaataatgcgtgtcttctatccttaaattttttgaagagatgacatttttctaatgtcactctcctttgcgtaacatagatcaatgagcgtcgtattttgcgcgtcgtaaaatgccttttttctagtagattaattaattttaagaagtttattttcttaatattttaattttatcattgtaattattttaaACATCAAATATTACTTTTgttttttaaaggtaacaatataatttttgtatataatgttacttttaCTTATTACTACTGTAAGTTATTTAAAGTAACGTATTTagaaactcttaattattttaatttgataacagaatttgaactttttaaattttatttgatgaatattgtgaatttctttgattgtaattatttaaaacaacaaatattgtttttgtttttaaagataatgttataattttttatatataatattacttgtaactattcttattgtaagttaaatttaagctacttatttgaaaattatcaatgattataaaaaataatttcaagtttcttttttgttaatttaggatacaatttaggtttaacactataatttataattgttaactatttataaaatactaGTAAAATAGtatctcattttttttttcaagtttaccagaaattttgatttaaattaacaatttaatattatattgaaattaataatttaactatttttcataaactcataaattatacaaaagttgTGAGTTTAAAATGACAATTGCTTACGTGCGACAACATATCTAAACTTATAATGTAgtttttttgtattaatttaacattattaatcaatttataataattattagaaagaaactaaaaaatcatagaggtttcaaatgcatgtgaTGCAAgtaaaaatgtttcatttataagtatactaggagaatgcccgcgcgttgcgcagaaagacctatatagttgaaatctttacaaatatatgtttttttaaatataacaataacattgttgttaatttgatataataatttttatactaaattgatataatatattgactattttgaattatatgataatatatacatctattataactataTAATCTTAactgtttgaatgacttctacatGCGAGTtaatcatgaataaaattaaatataattatttaaaacatcaaacattgttttttgattttaaatgtaacaatataatcatttatatagtgttatttttaactactttattataaaatattttaagctacttttttgaaaacttttaacgattataaaaatatctttaagaaatattttagttaaattgagattacaatttagtttttgcatttagtactacaatttatcacttttaactattcacaataTATTCATTGAGTTTtataagtggaactgaaatttatatttaagttgacactgtaatgttatatttaaattaacaatttaagtattttatccaaattgttcaaaagttgtagttttaaattgataatggtttacatataataacatattaaatttaataaattaagtataatatattaaaagttaaagtgataactttataagtagaactaaaaatattatttaaatattgaaatttaatttatttatgtttacacattaggtttgatatttatttaatcttattaaccaaattataataattattagaaagacattacaatttatgacttttaattatttacaaaatattttttgggttgtttaagttaaactaaaatttttatatttaagttgaccatatAATATGATATTTGAATTAATAAttcaagtattttatacaaattgttcaaaatttatagctttaaaataataatggtttat is a window of Lactuca sativa cultivar Salinas chromosome 1, Lsat_Salinas_v11, whole genome shotgun sequence DNA encoding:
- the LOC128127554 gene encoding GDT1-like protein 4, with translation MWVIKTQSLEPEDISPPPDEDCRRAEGGTNFYKAVLYMFLFLVIQQVLQKSGVILDSPEEQKKKVVVERIKNNVIGDKIDPKAVLNLDPGLGVLDAFFASLSMILVSEIGDETFIIAAFMAMHHPKSIVLSGALSALFVMTILSTGLGRIVPNLISRKHTNSVATVLYAFFGLCLLYIAWRSDSKASQKKEMEQVEEKLESGQVKTAARRN